The Ascaphus truei isolate aAscTru1 chromosome 3, aAscTru1.hap1, whole genome shotgun sequence genome includes a region encoding these proteins:
- the LOC142489916 gene encoding inhibin beta B chain-like → MDPRSQREGICFYLLTLLGAWAASTQGVGRRTECPSCGVQDKEVMMELAKQQILQKLHLKERPNITHPIPRGAVANALRRLHLTKSRMEGLFGSPSWDSNSETSEMDQHSYEIISFAESEYNNEVSTILNFQFTREKEQNVHVLQAHLWIFFKSNRTSQTNQTVRLHLTQEAFFPRTLISEKRLEPKWSGWQTFALTPMLQRFFDGGNKRLKLELECEGCQDMPVLVNPSDSHQPFLVAQAKVRERSHHAKKRSLNCDQNSNLCCRKDYYVDFKDIGWNDWIIKPEGYQINYCMGNCPMHMAGAPGMAASFHTTVFNLIKANNIQTVGNSCCVPTKRRPLSMLYFDRNNNILKTDIPDMIVEACGCS, encoded by the exons ATGGATCCCAGATCACAGAGAGAAGGCATTTGTTTTTACCTGCTCACCTTGCTAGGTGCTTGGGCAGCTTCTACCCAGGGAGTGGGCAGGAGAACCGAGTGTCCATCCTGTGGAGTGCAAGACAAAGAGGTGATGATGGAGCTTGCTAAGCAGCAGATCCTGCAAAAGCTGCACTTAAAGGAGAGACCCAACATCACACACCCAATCCCTCGGGGAGCTGTAGCTAATGCCCTGCGCAGACTGCACTTGACAAAGTCAAGGATGGAAGGACTTTTTGGGTCCCCCAGCTGGGACAGTAATTCTGAGACCTCTGAAATGGACCAGCACAGCTATGAGATCATCAGCTTTGCAGAATCAG AATATAACAATGAAGTCAGCACTATATTGAACTTTCAGTTCACCAGAGAAAAGGAGCAAAATGTACATGTTCTCCAGGCTCATCTCTGGATCTTCTTCAAGTCTAACAGAACCAGTCAGACCAATCAGACTGTCCGATTACACTTGACCCAAGAAGCATTTTTTCCTCGCACTTTAATTAGTGAAAAACGCCTGGAGCCAAAATGGAGTGGTTGGCAAACATTCGCCTTAACACCAATGCTCCAGAGGTTCTTCGATGGAGGAAATAAGAGATTGAAATTGGAACTGGAATGTGAAGGATGTCAAGACATGCCAGTCTTGGTCAACCCCAGTGACTCCCATCAGCCTTTCCTAGTGGCCCAAGCCAAAGTAAGGGAAAGAAGCCACCATGCTAAAAAGAGAAGTCTCAATTGTGATCAGAACTCCAATCTGTGCTGCAGGAAAGACTACTATGTGGACTTCAAGGACATTGGGTGGAACGATTGGATTataaaaccagagggataccagaTAAATTACTGCATGGGCAATTGCCCGATGCACATGGCTGGTGCCCCAGGCATGGCTGCCTCATTCCACACCACAGTATTCAATCTCATTAAAGCCAACAATATCCAGACAGTAGGGAACTCTTGTTGCGTTCCCACCAAGAGGCGCCCTTTGTCCATGCTTTATTTTGATAGAAATAACAACATTCTCAAGACGGACATTCCTGACATGATTGTTGAAGCCTGTGGATGCAGCTAA